A genomic stretch from Schaalia odontolytica includes:
- the hemB gene encoding porphobilinogen synthase produces the protein MTTVPESVTSYLAEAGVDSAPIPTIRPRRLRTTPAMRALVRETHVDPGKLIWPVFVRDDIDEPREIAAMPGQYQHTIDSLRRAAAEAAEAGVGAIDLFGVPARRDAIGSQAWAEDGILNRGLAAVRAEVGDALVVCADTCLDEFTDHGHCGLLDSEGGVDNDATLPLYQAMAISQARAGAHMVSPSGMMDGQVAAIRAALDQARHADVAILAYSAKYASAYFGPFREAVGSTLKGDRRTYQQDPANRREGLFEALLDAAEGADMLMVKPAGPYLDVLADVAAASDIPVAAYQVSGEYAMVEAAAANGWIDRTRVIDESLTGIFRAGADSVLTYWALEVARRAR, from the coding sequence ATGACCACCGTCCCCGAATCCGTTACCTCCTACCTCGCCGAGGCCGGGGTGGACAGCGCCCCGATCCCGACGATTCGCCCGCGCCGCCTGCGCACGACCCCCGCGATGCGCGCCCTCGTGCGTGAAACCCACGTTGACCCCGGAAAGCTCATCTGGCCCGTCTTCGTGCGTGACGACATCGACGAACCCCGAGAAATCGCCGCAATGCCGGGCCAGTACCAGCACACGATCGACTCGCTGCGCCGAGCCGCAGCCGAGGCCGCCGAAGCGGGCGTGGGTGCCATCGACCTGTTCGGCGTGCCCGCCCGCCGCGACGCGATCGGCTCCCAGGCGTGGGCGGAGGATGGGATCCTCAACCGCGGCCTCGCCGCCGTGCGCGCCGAGGTCGGCGACGCTCTCGTCGTGTGCGCGGACACCTGCCTGGATGAGTTCACCGACCACGGGCACTGTGGCCTCCTCGATTCCGAAGGCGGTGTCGACAACGACGCGACCCTGCCGCTCTACCAGGCGATGGCGATTTCCCAGGCGCGCGCGGGCGCGCACATGGTGTCGCCCTCGGGCATGATGGACGGCCAGGTCGCCGCGATCCGCGCCGCCCTCGACCAGGCGCGACACGCGGACGTCGCCATCCTCGCCTACTCCGCGAAGTACGCGTCCGCCTACTTTGGGCCCTTTCGGGAGGCGGTCGGATCCACTCTCAAGGGCGACCGCCGGACCTACCAGCAGGACCCCGCGAACCGACGCGAGGGCCTTTTCGAGGCGCTGCTCGACGCGGCCGAGGGCGCCGACATGCTCATGGTCAAGCCCGCCGGACCCTACCTCGACGTGCTGGCCGATGTGGCCGCCGCCTCCGACATTCCCGTCGCCGCCTACCAGGTATCCGGCGAGTATGCGATGGTCGAGGCCGCCGCCGCCAACGGGTGGATCGACCGCACCCGCGTCATCGATGAATCCCTGACCGGCATCTTCCGGGCGGGAGCCGACTCCGTCCTCACCTACTGGGCCCTCGAGGTCGCCCGCCGGGCTCGCTGA
- a CDS encoding C2 family cysteine protease, with amino-acid sequence MAAGFSQRFPAVTADLGSIWSCQNEMRNRSRQIGELYTDVNTVIGRCDEWTGLARDAFVTSADAEKREIGIWEDGTLQAANALKSYYFTLEWVIGSVNGIRARADELWAQYQAMPPADRATQEAAIEEELSYLQGRYDEAKKTLSEEALNTGASLREALYFTPEDLHKEDGTATYVDYGDTRSLTQKELADMLARLGDPSSSLFNIDQGRIGDCHLLASLNAYNQTEAGRRYLASLITPHYGADGKVDGFYVDFPGFDRDRKRVFVQDVLEHGDTAGRSRDADLGSIFEKAFVQSHMGGTRGKFPTWGASGSFSAWTMKDISGENATPTFKGGFDRDAMKEAAVNGIKAERPVVAESSMFTHDTTVTTPDGAREKIQIVSQHAYTVVGADENGVTLTNPWGYNQTTTKGKNAGATFTMSWDEFYANFGDVTVGQIP; translated from the coding sequence ATGGCGGCAGGGTTTTCGCAGCGCTTTCCGGCTGTGACGGCAGACCTGGGATCGATCTGGTCGTGCCAGAACGAGATGAGGAATCGCTCGCGCCAGATCGGGGAGCTGTACACGGACGTCAACACCGTCATCGGCAGGTGCGACGAGTGGACGGGGCTGGCCAGGGACGCCTTCGTCACCAGCGCGGACGCAGAGAAACGCGAGATCGGCATCTGGGAGGACGGGACCCTTCAGGCGGCGAATGCGCTGAAGAGCTATTACTTCACGCTGGAGTGGGTCATCGGATCGGTCAACGGCATTCGCGCCCGGGCGGACGAGCTGTGGGCGCAGTACCAGGCGATGCCCCCCGCTGACCGAGCAACGCAGGAGGCCGCCATCGAGGAGGAACTTTCCTATCTGCAGGGACGCTACGACGAGGCGAAGAAGACTCTGTCGGAGGAGGCGCTGAACACCGGGGCCTCACTCAGGGAGGCCCTGTACTTCACGCCCGAGGACCTCCATAAGGAAGATGGCACAGCCACGTACGTCGACTACGGGGATACGCGTTCCCTGACTCAGAAGGAGCTCGCAGACATGCTCGCGCGACTAGGCGACCCATCGTCCTCTCTCTTCAATATCGATCAGGGTCGCATCGGCGACTGCCACCTGCTGGCCTCCCTCAACGCCTACAACCAGACCGAGGCGGGGCGCAGGTATCTGGCGAGCCTCATCACCCCGCACTACGGTGCCGACGGAAAGGTGGACGGGTTCTACGTGGACTTCCCCGGATTCGACAGGGACCGCAAGCGCGTTTTCGTCCAGGACGTACTGGAGCATGGCGATACCGCCGGGAGGAGCCGCGACGCTGACCTCGGTTCTATCTTCGAAAAGGCCTTCGTCCAGTCGCACATGGGAGGAACGCGTGGCAAGTTCCCCACGTGGGGGGCGTCAGGAAGCTTCAGCGCTTGGACAATGAAAGATATCTCCGGTGAGAACGCCACACCGACTTTTAAGGGTGGATTTGATCGAGACGCCATGAAAGAAGCTGCTGTCAATGGCATCAAAGCGGAGAGACCCGTTGTCGCAGAATCCAGTATGTTCACACATGACACGACCGTCACCACCCCCGACGGGGCTCGCGAGAAAATTCAGATTGTCTCCCAACATGCATATACGGTGGTTGGAGCAGACGAGAACGGAGTGACCCTCACAAACCCGTGGGGCTATAACCAAACTACTACCAAAGGCAAAAACGCTGGAGCGACCTTCACGATGAGCTGGGATGAGTTCTACGCCAACTTCGGCGACGTCACCGTGGGGCAGATCCCATGA
- a CDS encoding DNA-binding protein: MSIRPARIRAIVVAVLVLAFVIPWTYAHIAYAWPWKRFQTGTLISCDGQYVVGGFPNKPPELLGHLSDGAPVDFIAGGEINMGVETGDFGLATQRGNEIDNFAHSPQLHLGESTTIEGVGTFTLSRAHSGIVWFTPNPGGATFCFTPDPTFTVNPYF; this comes from the coding sequence ATGAGCATCAGACCCGCACGCATCCGCGCCATCGTCGTAGCCGTCCTCGTCCTGGCGTTCGTCATCCCCTGGACCTACGCACACATCGCCTACGCCTGGCCCTGGAAACGATTCCAAACAGGCACCCTCATTTCCTGCGACGGCCAATACGTGGTGGGAGGTTTTCCCAACAAGCCACCAGAACTGTTAGGGCATCTATCAGACGGGGCACCGGTTGATTTCATTGCTGGAGGTGAGATCAACATGGGAGTAGAAACTGGTGACTTCGGCCTGGCTACACAGAGGGGGAATGAAATCGACAACTTTGCCCACTCCCCACAACTCCACCTAGGAGAATCTACAACCATCGAGGGGGTCGGCACCTTCACCCTCTCACGCGCCCACTCCGGCATCGTCTGGTTCACTCCCAATCCCGGTGGAGCGACATTCTGCTTCACACCGGACCCGACATTTACCGTAAACCCCTACTTCTGA
- a CDS encoding cold-shock protein yields the protein MANGTIKWFNDAKGFGFITPDDESSDVFVHYSHIIGQSGRRTLVEGEKVEYEAIEGPKGLQAMNVARAE from the coding sequence ATGGCTAACGGAACCATCAAGTGGTTCAACGACGCCAAAGGCTTCGGGTTCATCACTCCTGATGACGAATCCAGCGACGTCTTCGTGCACTATTCACACATCATCGGCCAATCTGGGCGCCGCACTCTTGTCGAGGGCGAGAAGGTCGAATATGAGGCAATTGAAGGACCAAAGGGCCTCCAAGCAATGAATGTGGCACGAGCCGAGTGA
- a CDS encoding protein HldE — MSGFTMNTEKLEQASSDMSQLAEEVSQLGLTRCEDSFDCGDHAVEEALSYFATMYNKRGQATREWLNSSANGLHITAYATQDTDDEAATVFEALRAKL, encoded by the coding sequence ATGAGCGGCTTCACGATGAACACGGAGAAGCTGGAGCAGGCGTCGAGCGACATGAGCCAGCTGGCCGAGGAAGTGTCGCAGCTGGGACTCACCAGGTGCGAGGACTCCTTCGACTGCGGCGATCACGCCGTGGAGGAGGCGCTATCATACTTCGCCACCATGTACAACAAGCGCGGTCAGGCCACACGGGAGTGGCTCAACAGCAGTGCCAACGGTCTGCATATCACCGCGTACGCGACGCAGGACACCGACGACGAGGCAGCGACGGTCTTCGAGGCGCTTCGCGCCAAGCTGTAG
- a CDS encoding ABC transporter ATP-binding protein: MISVENATFTYPGAPSPILTNVSFEVPERSLLAILGPNGAGKTTLLRTMIGLQKWDQGRTLIDGTPISSMSTRALGRILSYVPQARNASNVALTGLEMVMVGRAPHMRTLAQPGAREERMARDVLDEVGASHLAQMPCATMSGGQFQMILIARALVANPRVLVLDEPETGLDFRNQLIVLGLLERLVRDRGLAVIMNTHYPAHALRVADQVALFSSTHEAVVGPASSVMNAHTLASVFGVDVAIGSVAFGGEDVQAIVPVRLSGGK; encoded by the coding sequence ATGATCAGCGTCGAGAACGCAACCTTCACCTACCCGGGTGCCCCCTCCCCGATCCTGACGAACGTCTCCTTCGAGGTGCCCGAGCGCTCACTCCTGGCCATCCTGGGGCCCAACGGCGCCGGAAAGACAACGCTGCTGCGCACCATGATCGGCCTGCAGAAGTGGGATCAGGGGCGCACCCTCATCGACGGAACACCCATTTCGTCGATGTCGACGCGGGCCCTGGGCCGCATCCTGTCGTACGTGCCGCAGGCCCGCAACGCCTCCAATGTGGCGCTCACCGGCCTCGAGATGGTGATGGTCGGGCGAGCCCCCCACATGCGCACGCTCGCCCAGCCCGGCGCGCGCGAGGAACGCATGGCCCGCGACGTCCTCGACGAGGTGGGGGCCTCCCATCTGGCGCAGATGCCCTGCGCAACCATGTCGGGCGGCCAGTTCCAGATGATCCTCATCGCCCGAGCGCTCGTCGCGAACCCGCGCGTCCTCGTGCTGGACGAACCCGAGACCGGCCTGGACTTCCGCAATCAGCTGATCGTCCTGGGGCTCCTCGAGCGCCTCGTGAGGGACCGCGGCCTCGCCGTCATCATGAACACGCACTACCCGGCGCACGCCCTTCGCGTCGCGGACCAGGTCGCGCTCTTCTCCTCCACGCACGAGGCAGTGGTCGGTCCGGCGTCTTCCGTCATGAACGCGCACACCCTTGCGAGTGTCTTCGGGGTCGATGTGGCGATCGGAAGCGTAGCCTTCGGGGGTGAGGACGTGCAGGCCATCGTCCCGGTTCGACTGAGCGGGGGCAAGTAG
- a CDS encoding DNA-binding protein, which translates to MRVKPPRKRTIATVLVLAFVIPWTYAHIAYAWPWKRFQTGTRITCQGQYLVGAEPNQNATRLGTLTNDSLVRLDAWGEISMGAETAGFTLFTIEGNHVNDIAHVPELQLGESTTVAGVGTFTLKEAHSGTVWFTPNPGGAAFCFDPDPTFTVYDYAQQGH; encoded by the coding sequence ATGAGGGTCAAGCCTCCGCGCAAGCGCACCATCGCCACCGTCCTCGTCCTGGCATTCGTCATCCCCTGGACCTACGCCCACATCGCCTACGCCTGGCCCTGGAAACGATTCCAAACGGGCACCCGCATCACCTGCCAGGGCCAGTACCTGGTAGGAGCAGAACCTAACCAGAACGCGACGCGCCTAGGAACACTGACCAACGACTCGTTGGTCAGGCTTGACGCCTGGGGAGAAATCAGTATGGGTGCTGAGACTGCAGGCTTCACCCTATTCACGATTGAAGGCAACCACGTGAACGACATCGCTCACGTACCAGAACTGCAGCTCGGGGAGTCCACCACCGTCGCGGGGGTAGGTACCTTCACCCTCAAGGAAGCCCACTCCGGCACCGTCTGGTTCACCCCCAACCCCGGCGGAGCGGCCTTCTGTTTCGACCCAGACCCCACCTTCACCGTCTACGACTACGCACAACAAGGCCACTAA
- a CDS encoding DNA-binding protein, whose amino-acid sequence MSTTPARARARIRAVVVAVLVLAFVIPWTYAHIAYAWPWNEPSDIDTCTGQYYLTPHDKQRSILLGVLSDGRNVRMGSRGEVSMGRDIASFGLSATSDNEHYDLLGGAEGLHRGDSTTVEGVGTFTLKRTHSDIVWFTPNPGKATFCFDPDPTFTVYDYAQQGH is encoded by the coding sequence ATGAGCACCACACCTGCACGCGCACGCGCACGCATCCGCGCCGTCGTCGTGGCCGTCCTCGTCCTGGCGTTCGTCATCCCCTGGACCTACGCCCACATCGCCTACGCCTGGCCCTGGAACGAACCCTCCGACATCGATACGTGCACCGGACAGTACTACCTCACCCCACACGACAAGCAACGATCCATTTTGCTTGGCGTTCTCTCCGACGGGCGAAATGTTCGCATGGGCAGCAGGGGGGAAGTCTCGATGGGACGCGACATTGCCTCCTTCGGTCTATCCGCCACCAGCGATAACGAACACTACGACCTACTCGGGGGTGCCGAGGGTCTGCACCGCGGTGACAGCACCACCGTCGAGGGGGTCGGCACCTTTACCCTCAAAAGAACCCACTCCGATATTGTCTGGTTCACCCCCAACCCAGGAAAAGCAACATTCTGCTTCGACCCAGACCCCACCTTCACCGTCTACGACTACGCACAACAAGGCCACTGA
- a CDS encoding FecCD family ABC transporter permease — protein sequence MRDTPGVGRGEDFMQSVLTRNGRLRVWVIPALIALIVMCAAAAMLIGRFSVSFEDVVAALRARFWGGPAVPPRVNSVVFDLRAPRIIVAILIGGGLSVAGASFQSLFSNPLATPDTLGVAAGTCVGAVIALLLDWNLIGVQAAALVAGLATMAFTTAISRTRTGSFNVITLVLGGVIVSALANAVLSLLKLTADPTSQLPEITYWLMGSLAAVTYHQIALGAPFIIAGVVVIVALRWQLNILSLSEDEARSAGVNVTVMRAVLIVASTVITASVISMCGQVGWVGLLVPHCARMLCGQNNRAVIPVSLLLGSALMIVIDTLARSLSASEIPISILTAIIGAPFFIVLLRRTGGVR from the coding sequence ATGCGCGATACGCCCGGCGTGGGCCGGGGAGAGGACTTCATGCAATCTGTGCTGACCAGGAACGGGAGGCTGCGCGTGTGGGTGATTCCTGCGCTGATCGCCCTCATCGTCATGTGCGCGGCCGCGGCCATGCTGATTGGCCGTTTCTCCGTGTCCTTCGAGGACGTGGTCGCGGCACTGCGCGCGAGGTTCTGGGGTGGCCCGGCTGTGCCCCCGCGCGTCAACTCCGTCGTTTTTGACCTGCGGGCGCCGCGCATCATCGTGGCAATCCTGATTGGCGGGGGCCTGTCCGTCGCGGGCGCTTCCTTCCAGTCGCTCTTTTCCAACCCCCTGGCCACGCCGGACACCCTGGGCGTCGCGGCGGGCACGTGTGTCGGCGCAGTCATCGCGTTGCTGCTGGACTGGAACCTGATCGGAGTGCAGGCGGCTGCCCTCGTCGCGGGCCTGGCAACGATGGCGTTCACGACGGCGATATCGCGAACACGAACGGGCTCTTTCAACGTCATTACGCTCGTGCTCGGAGGCGTCATCGTGTCAGCCCTGGCGAACGCGGTTCTCTCACTCCTCAAACTCACGGCCGACCCGACGAGCCAGCTTCCCGAGATCACCTACTGGCTCATGGGTTCGCTCGCGGCGGTCACCTACCACCAGATCGCGCTGGGGGCTCCGTTCATCATCGCGGGCGTCGTCGTTATCGTTGCGCTGCGCTGGCAGCTCAACATCTTGTCCCTCTCGGAAGACGAGGCCCGGTCCGCCGGAGTCAACGTCACCGTCATGCGCGCGGTCCTCATCGTCGCCTCGACGGTCATCACGGCCTCGGTCATTTCGATGTGCGGCCAGGTCGGCTGGGTCGGCCTACTCGTGCCACACTGTGCTCGCATGCTGTGCGGGCAGAACAACCGTGCGGTGATCCCCGTGTCGCTTCTGCTCGGGTCGGCGCTCATGATCGTCATCGACACGCTCGCGCGCTCCCTGTCGGCCTCGGAGATCCCGATTTCGATCCTGACGGCCATCATCGGTGCCCCCTTCTTCATTGTCCTGCTGCGACGGACGGGGGGAGTGCGATGA
- a CDS encoding uroporphyrinogen-III synthase produces MNEPHVSTPLNGRRILLTRAKHDDAIARALRTAGAQVDALALTVSTPLDSAQLDAARTRLADGGYAWVVFSSWRAAWAVVSGLPRARLLGTRIAAVGEATARWISDHTGVSADMTGAGSAVALLECFPAPASGARPVLIPRSAAAPDTLPDGLRSLGWSVEAVDAYTTTPADAADIPDDIAGSFPAGHYDAAVLTASSQARAIAPLLGMPPPSTRIVTIGAPTAATARRQGIAVATQASSPTPDAIVRALIDALDRPAQADAPEERDS; encoded by the coding sequence GTGAACGAGCCCCACGTCAGCACACCCCTGAACGGGCGGCGGATCCTCCTGACCCGAGCCAAGCACGATGACGCCATCGCGCGCGCCCTGCGGACGGCCGGGGCTCAGGTTGATGCTCTCGCCCTCACCGTCTCGACGCCGCTGGATTCCGCCCAGCTCGACGCGGCGCGCACCCGGCTTGCTGACGGTGGATACGCGTGGGTCGTGTTCTCCTCCTGGAGGGCCGCGTGGGCCGTCGTTTCCGGACTTCCACGAGCGCGCTTGCTCGGCACGCGCATCGCCGCCGTCGGCGAGGCCACGGCCCGATGGATCAGCGACCACACGGGCGTGAGCGCCGACATGACCGGCGCCGGATCCGCCGTCGCGCTGCTCGAGTGCTTCCCTGCCCCGGCCTCCGGTGCGCGCCCGGTCCTCATCCCCCGCTCGGCGGCAGCACCCGACACGCTGCCGGATGGGCTGCGCTCCCTCGGCTGGAGCGTCGAGGCCGTCGACGCCTACACCACCACTCCCGCCGACGCCGCCGATATTCCCGACGATATCGCGGGGAGTTTCCCCGCGGGGCACTACGACGCTGCGGTCCTCACCGCCTCCTCCCAGGCGCGCGCCATCGCCCCGCTCCTCGGGATGCCGCCCCCCTCAACCCGGATCGTGACCATCGGCGCACCCACCGCAGCCACCGCCAGGCGGCAGGGGATCGCGGTCGCGACCCAGGCCTCGTCCCCCACACCCGATGCCATCGTCCGCGCCCTCATCGACGCCCTCGACCGCCCCGCCCAAGCCGACGCACCTGAAGAAAGAGACTCATGA
- the hemL gene encoding glutamate-1-semialdehyde 2,1-aminomutase produces the protein MTTNETAFSQAKAVIPGGVDSPVRAFGGVGGTPRFIASASGARVTDVEGRSYVDLVGSWGPALLGHAHPEVVAAVQEAASRGLSFGAPTETETLLASAVRERVPFAQRVRFVSTGTEATMTAIRLARGATGRDLIVKFAGNYHGHSDGLLAAAGSGVATGGLPGSAGVPEAITAQTIVLPYNDVDALRACFEQVGSAIAAVIFEGAPANMGTVPPHPGWNREIRRLCTAHGALMILDEVLTGFRVDPAGWWGLEAVAGWVDGAPSGRYSAGFVDASCVEGADWVPDLVTFGKVVGGGMPLAAVAGRADVMDLLAPLGPVYQAGTLSGNPLATVAGLRTLELADQGVYDRVNASAQEISTIVSDALSAAGVAHRLQRTGSLFSVMFGEAAASSGVYDYDQARAQEAWRYAPFFHSFLSSGVALPPSVYEVWFVSGAHGEAELEAIAAAAPAAAQAVAQAQPE, from the coding sequence ATGACCACTAACGAAACCGCATTCTCCCAAGCAAAAGCCGTCATCCCTGGCGGCGTCGACTCACCCGTGCGCGCCTTCGGCGGCGTCGGCGGCACCCCGCGCTTCATCGCGAGCGCGAGCGGTGCGCGCGTCACCGACGTCGAGGGGCGCTCCTACGTGGACCTGGTCGGGTCGTGGGGTCCGGCGCTGCTCGGCCATGCGCACCCCGAGGTGGTCGCCGCCGTCCAGGAGGCTGCCTCGCGCGGCCTGTCCTTTGGCGCTCCCACCGAAACTGAGACGCTGCTGGCCAGCGCCGTGCGCGAGCGCGTGCCCTTTGCGCAGCGCGTCCGCTTCGTGTCGACGGGCACCGAGGCGACGATGACGGCGATCCGCCTGGCGCGCGGCGCTACCGGGCGTGACCTCATCGTGAAATTCGCCGGCAATTACCACGGCCATTCCGACGGCCTGCTTGCCGCCGCCGGGTCGGGCGTCGCCACCGGTGGCCTGCCCGGGTCGGCCGGCGTTCCCGAGGCCATCACCGCCCAGACGATCGTCCTGCCCTACAACGATGTTGACGCCCTACGCGCGTGCTTCGAGCAGGTGGGCAGTGCTATCGCCGCGGTTATCTTCGAGGGTGCCCCCGCCAACATGGGCACGGTCCCGCCCCACCCCGGGTGGAACCGCGAGATCCGCCGCCTGTGCACCGCGCACGGTGCGCTCATGATCCTCGACGAGGTCCTCACCGGCTTCCGCGTTGACCCCGCCGGCTGGTGGGGCCTCGAGGCCGTGGCCGGGTGGGTCGACGGCGCGCCCTCGGGCCGCTACAGCGCCGGCTTCGTCGACGCGTCCTGCGTGGAGGGCGCCGACTGGGTGCCCGACCTGGTGACCTTCGGCAAGGTCGTGGGCGGCGGCATGCCCCTGGCGGCCGTTGCCGGGCGCGCGGACGTCATGGACCTGTTGGCTCCCCTGGGCCCCGTTTACCAGGCGGGCACGCTCTCGGGCAACCCCCTTGCCACGGTGGCCGGCCTGCGTACCCTCGAACTCGCTGATCAAGGCGTGTACGACCGCGTGAATGCCTCGGCTCAGGAGATCAGCACGATCGTGTCGGACGCGCTCAGCGCTGCCGGCGTCGCGCACCGTCTCCAGCGCACGGGATCCCTGTTCTCCGTCATGTTTGGCGAGGCCGCTGCCTCCTCGGGCGTGTACGACTACGACCAGGCGCGCGCCCAGGAGGCGTGGCGCTACGCCCCCTTCTTCCACTCCTTCCTGTCCTCGGGTGTGGCCCTGCCGCCCTCGGTGTACGAGGTGTGGTTCGTGTCCGGCGCCCACGGTGAGGCGGAGCTGGAGGCCATCGCCGCTGCGGCTCCGGCTGCCGCGCAGGCTGTTGCGCAGGCTCAGCCGGAGTAG
- the hemC gene encoding hydroxymethylbilane synthase, which translates to MTTRVFVLGTRGSRLALAQSTTVARAIEEAGARLGEDVRVNLEVVRTHGDVSAAPLAALGGVGVFAAQLRLALLGGECDLAVHSFKDLPTAPTPGLRIAAVPQREDPRDALCAADGETLSSLPEGALVGTGSPRRAAQVLAARPDLRVCDLRGNVPTRLSRVRGIDLGADAGTAPSALGTGERLDAVVLALAGLRRIGLDTHATDVLDPAIMMPAPSQGALAIETRDELDPLLRALLGTLHHRPTALAASAERAVLSALGAGCAAPVGAFARVDEASSALLLDARVMSVDGRERVEASGPLALTDAVGLDEATCLGEDVARQLLARGAAEVTDLGATKAPRQSS; encoded by the coding sequence ATGACGACGCGGGTATTCGTTCTGGGAACCAGGGGATCGCGCCTGGCGCTCGCCCAATCCACCACCGTCGCGCGGGCGATCGAAGAGGCCGGGGCTCGGCTCGGCGAGGACGTGCGCGTCAATCTGGAGGTCGTGCGCACGCACGGCGACGTGTCCGCCGCGCCCCTGGCTGCGCTCGGTGGCGTCGGCGTGTTCGCCGCTCAGCTGCGGCTCGCCCTCCTTGGGGGAGAGTGCGACCTGGCCGTTCACTCCTTCAAGGACCTGCCCACCGCCCCCACGCCGGGGCTGCGCATCGCTGCCGTCCCGCAGCGTGAAGACCCCCGCGATGCTCTGTGCGCGGCCGACGGGGAGACGCTGTCGTCGCTGCCCGAGGGCGCGCTCGTCGGCACGGGTTCACCCAGGCGCGCCGCCCAGGTGCTCGCCGCGCGCCCCGACCTGCGCGTGTGCGACCTGCGCGGCAATGTCCCCACGAGGCTCTCGCGCGTGCGTGGCATCGACCTGGGTGCCGACGCGGGCACTGCGCCCTCCGCCCTCGGTACGGGCGAGCGTCTCGATGCGGTCGTCCTCGCTCTTGCCGGGCTGCGGCGCATCGGCCTCGATACCCACGCCACCGACGTGCTCGACCCAGCCATCATGATGCCCGCCCCCTCGCAGGGCGCCCTCGCCATCGAAACGCGCGACGAGTTGGACCCCCTCCTGCGAGCCCTCCTTGGCACCCTTCACCATCGGCCGACCGCGCTCGCGGCCAGCGCCGAACGCGCCGTCCTCTCCGCCCTGGGTGCGGGGTGCGCGGCACCGGTGGGTGCGTTCGCCCGCGTGGACGAGGCCTCCTCGGCCCTCCTGCTCGACGCGCGCGTGATGAGCGTCGATGGGCGTGAGCGGGTCGAGGCGAGCGGCCCGCTCGCGCTCACGGACGCGGTTGGTTTGGACGAGGCTACTTGCCTCGGCGAGGACGTGGCGCGCCAGCTGCTCGCGCGTGGCGCCGCCGAGGTCACCGACCTGGGGGCGACGAAAGCGCCGAGGCAATCCTCGTGA